The following proteins come from a genomic window of Nostoc sp. TCL26-01:
- the psbZ gene encoding photosystem II reaction center protein PsbZ, with translation MTIIFQFALVALVLLSFVLVVGVPVAYATPQSWVESKKLLWVGSGAWIALVLLVGVLNFFVV, from the coding sequence ATGACCATAATATTCCAATTCGCTTTGGTAGCTCTGGTTTTGTTGTCTTTTGTACTAGTTGTGGGCGTACCTGTTGCTTATGCGACTCCCCAAAGCTGGGTAGAATCTAAAAAGCTACTCTGGGTTGGTTCTGGTGCTTGGATTGCTTTGGTACTTTTGGTGGGAGTATTAAACTTCTTTGTCGTCTAG
- the ribH gene encoding 6,7-dimethyl-8-ribityllumazine synthase has protein sequence MAVFEGTFTQAEALRLAVVIGRFNDLVTTKLLAGCQDCLKRHGVDPDPHGQQVDYVWVPGSFEVPLVARQLALSHRYDAVICLGAVIRGQTPHFDYVSSEVAKGIAAASFQTGVPVIFGILTVDTMQQALERAGIKANHGWDYAMNALEMASLMRQLRSNMTDSYPHNTQSLPAAFPNTNVGNLTAESQEVS, from the coding sequence ATGGCAGTTTTCGAGGGAACTTTTACTCAAGCAGAAGCCTTGCGTTTAGCAGTGGTCATCGGTCGATTTAATGACCTCGTAACCACGAAACTGCTGGCAGGATGCCAAGATTGTTTAAAACGCCACGGTGTAGACCCTGATCCCCACGGTCAGCAGGTCGATTATGTGTGGGTTCCAGGAAGTTTTGAAGTACCTCTTGTCGCCCGACAATTAGCTCTTAGCCATCGTTATGACGCAGTAATTTGTCTTGGGGCAGTCATTCGCGGACAAACACCCCACTTTGATTACGTATCCTCAGAAGTAGCCAAGGGAATCGCCGCAGCCAGTTTTCAAACTGGAGTTCCAGTAATTTTTGGCATTTTGACAGTAGATACTATGCAGCAAGCACTCGAAAGAGCAGGCATTAAAGCTAATCATGGCTGGGATTATGCCATGAATGCCCTAGAAATGGCTAGCTTAATGCGACAATTGCGTTCCAACATGACCGATTCTTACCCCCACAACACCCAATCTCTACCAGCCGCTTTCCCTAATACCAATGTGGGCAATTTAACCGCAGAGTCTCAAGAAGTTAGTTGA
- a CDS encoding glutamate-5-semialdehyde dehydrogenase: protein MTVAALDDYPEPMKSASSAFQASLKLGTTKGIDRSRAVLAMAQALEQSFDDILEANTLDLEASREMAVPELILDWLKLTPTRLETTVEILQRLGEISDPLRRVRNADYQPEDSQSYSQLMPLGVIGFIYEAFPDLGAIAAGLCIKTGNSIILKGSTEASHSNAAIAQALQSGIIEVGLPPGCVELVTTEHGGSLRDLITQDQYVNLVIPYGRSSLVQQVMRQATCPVLKSAMGNCYLYWSLNGSLEMVRWMILDSHESEPDPVNAIEKVLIHRQAMPSSLAVLWNSLKEKGFEIKGDEELVEAFPQLRLVKDEEWVNPYLTKTVAFKLVDGLETAIAWINRHSSGHADSIATESYQESRQFALGVNSASTYINTSPRFSRNPSRGDTVFLGMSNQKGHRRGFISLETLTTVKHIIQGNGRF, encoded by the coding sequence ATGACCGTTGCAGCTTTGGATGATTATCCCGAACCCATGAAAAGCGCATCTAGTGCTTTTCAAGCCTCCCTGAAGTTAGGCACTACTAAAGGAATAGACCGTAGCCGTGCTGTGTTGGCAATGGCACAGGCACTAGAACAATCATTTGATGATATTTTAGAAGCCAACACGTTAGATTTAGAAGCCAGTCGAGAAATGGCAGTGCCAGAATTAATCTTAGATTGGCTCAAGCTAACTCCCACAAGACTAGAAACCACAGTCGAAATTCTCCAGAGATTAGGGGAAATCTCCGACCCCTTGCGGCGAGTAAGAAACGCCGACTACCAACCAGAAGACTCTCAAAGCTACTCCCAGTTAATGCCTTTGGGGGTGATTGGCTTTATTTATGAAGCGTTTCCCGATTTAGGGGCGATCGCTGCCGGGTTGTGCATTAAAACCGGCAATAGTATTATTCTCAAAGGCAGTACAGAAGCTAGCCACTCAAATGCAGCGATCGCTCAAGCATTACAAAGTGGGATTATAGAGGTGGGATTGCCACCTGGTTGTGTAGAACTAGTAACAACAGAACATGGTGGTTCATTACGGGATTTAATCACCCAAGACCAATATGTCAATCTGGTGATTCCCTATGGACGCTCTAGTCTAGTACAGCAGGTAATGCGTCAAGCAACTTGCCCTGTATTAAAATCAGCAATGGGCAACTGTTACTTATACTGGTCGTTAAACGGCAGCTTAGAAATGGTACGTTGGATGATTCTCGATAGTCATGAAAGCGAACCAGATCCCGTCAACGCCATTGAAAAAGTGCTAATTCACCGTCAAGCCATGCCATCATCCTTAGCAGTGCTGTGGAATAGCCTCAAGGAAAAGGGTTTTGAGATTAAAGGTGACGAGGAACTAGTAGAAGCCTTTCCTCAATTGCGGCTGGTAAAAGATGAGGAATGGGTAAACCCCTATCTAACTAAGACAGTGGCATTTAAACTAGTGGATGGCTTAGAAACTGCGATCGCTTGGATTAATCGCCACAGTAGTGGTCATGCCGACTCTATCGCTACTGAATCCTATCAAGAAAGTCGTCAGTTTGCACTAGGAGTAAATAGCGCCTCCACCTACATCAACACATCTCCCCGCTTCTCTCGCAACCCTTCACGAGGAGATACAGTATTTTTGGGTATGTCCAATCAAAAAGGTCATCGTCGTGGCTTTATTAGTTTAGAAACCCTGACGACGGTGAAACATATTATTCAAGGCAATGGCAGGTTTTAA